A portion of the Hymenobacter gelipurpurascens genome contains these proteins:
- a CDS encoding DUF4385 domain-containing protein, translating into MPFDYTLDFHSLDFRKHPEFYRVGKGEQGVLLVEPYKGEILPHWRFRTPAVARESSEAIYGLFEAYLKANDFVGADMARKFLQMGFTRARRYANHRGGKKYDGPVPDDKKGQSGAHGREELPRSPEDPEKAESAAIFKRKWDEAKQHPNYVQQRADFEARYGK; encoded by the coding sequence ATGCCCTTCGACTACACCCTTGATTTTCACTCCCTAGACTTCCGGAAACATCCGGAGTTCTACCGCGTGGGCAAAGGCGAGCAGGGCGTGCTACTGGTAGAGCCCTATAAAGGCGAGATTCTGCCTCACTGGCGCTTCCGGACCCCTGCAGTGGCCCGGGAGTCTAGCGAGGCTATCTACGGATTGTTTGAGGCCTACTTAAAGGCCAATGACTTTGTGGGCGCCGACATGGCTCGCAAGTTTCTGCAGATGGGCTTTACTAGGGCCCGCCGCTACGCCAATCACCGCGGCGGCAAGAAGTATGATGGGCCCGTGCCCGACGACAAAAAAGGACAGAGCGGTGCCCACGGCCGCGAAGAGCTTCCTCGCTCCCCCGAAGACCCCGAAAAAGCTGAATCTGCCGCCATTTTCAAACGCAAGTGGGACGAGGCCAAACAGCACCCCAACTACGTGCAGCAGCGCGCCGATTTTGAAGCTCGCTACGGCAAGTGA